A genomic stretch from Haloarchaeobius amylolyticus includes:
- the glmS gene encoding glutamine--fructose-6-phosphate transaminase (isomerizing) → MCGIIACVGPRRTVDRLVTGLENLEYRGYDSAGVAIQNGSGVEVHKRSGRVGELKEEVPLGKQADVGIGHTRWSTHGPPTDENAHPHTPSDENVAVVHNGIIENYSELRDELEAKGHEFTSDTDTEVIPHLVDERLEETGDPEVAFRETVRELEGSYAIAAIMDGHDGLFAARQGSPLVVGLDDDAHYLASDVPAFLDYTDDVMYLEDGDVVVIEEDDLSLTDLSGTPVAREVQTVDWDPSETGKGVYDHYMLKEINHQPTALSNTIQGRADPESETVQLEDFPPETFEDVRDVHFVACGTSYHAAMFGAKMLRDGGISANAYRASEYGLQTDTIDDETLVVAVTQSGETADTLSAMRQAADKGASVVTVTNVVGSTAAREADESLFIRAGPEIGVAATKTFSSQVVSLALLSQRVLGDATTGEQRDDLADFLASLQQLPEHIEQVLDFSAAKRLAQHYSNHNAYFFIGRGVANAVAMEGALKFKEITYEHAEGFAAGELKHGPLALVTDRTPVFAVFTGDEDHDRKTLNNAKEAQTRGAPIVSVAPADHPSLEFADEHLQVPSSSPEWVGLLANVQLQLLSYYAAETLSRPIDKPRNLAKSVTVE, encoded by the coding sequence ATGTGTGGCATCATCGCGTGCGTCGGGCCGCGGCGGACCGTCGACCGGCTCGTCACCGGCCTCGAGAACCTCGAGTACCGCGGCTACGACTCCGCCGGCGTCGCCATCCAGAACGGCTCCGGCGTCGAGGTCCACAAGCGCTCCGGGCGCGTCGGTGAGCTGAAAGAGGAGGTCCCCCTCGGGAAACAGGCCGACGTCGGCATCGGCCATACCCGCTGGAGTACGCATGGACCGCCGACCGACGAGAACGCACACCCGCATACGCCGTCGGACGAGAACGTCGCCGTCGTCCACAACGGCATCATCGAGAACTACAGCGAACTCCGCGACGAGCTCGAGGCGAAGGGCCACGAGTTCACCAGCGACACCGACACCGAGGTCATCCCGCACCTCGTCGACGAACGGCTCGAGGAGACCGGCGACCCCGAGGTCGCGTTCCGCGAGACCGTCCGCGAGCTGGAGGGGAGCTACGCCATCGCCGCCATCATGGACGGCCACGACGGGCTGTTCGCGGCCCGGCAGGGCTCCCCGCTGGTGGTCGGGCTCGACGACGACGCCCACTACCTCGCGAGCGACGTGCCGGCGTTCCTCGACTACACCGACGACGTGATGTACCTCGAAGACGGCGACGTCGTCGTCATCGAGGAGGACGACCTGTCGCTGACGGACCTCTCGGGCACCCCCGTCGCCCGGGAGGTCCAGACGGTCGACTGGGACCCCAGCGAGACCGGCAAGGGCGTCTACGACCACTACATGCTCAAGGAGATCAACCACCAGCCGACGGCCCTGTCGAACACCATCCAGGGCCGGGCCGACCCCGAGTCGGAGACGGTCCAGCTGGAGGACTTCCCGCCGGAGACGTTCGAGGACGTGCGCGACGTCCACTTCGTCGCCTGCGGTACCTCGTACCACGCCGCGATGTTCGGGGCGAAGATGCTCCGGGACGGCGGCATCAGCGCGAACGCCTACCGCGCCAGCGAGTACGGGCTCCAGACGGACACCATCGACGACGAGACGCTCGTCGTCGCGGTGACCCAGAGCGGCGAGACAGCCGACACCCTCAGCGCCATGCGACAGGCGGCGGACAAGGGTGCGTCGGTCGTGACCGTGACGAACGTCGTCGGCTCGACCGCGGCCCGCGAGGCCGACGAGTCGCTGTTCATCCGCGCCGGCCCCGAGATCGGGGTCGCCGCGACCAAGACGTTCTCCTCGCAGGTCGTCTCGCTGGCGCTGCTGAGCCAGCGCGTCCTCGGGGACGCGACCACGGGCGAACAGCGCGACGACCTCGCGGACTTCCTCGCGTCGCTGCAACAGCTCCCCGAGCACATCGAGCAGGTGCTCGACTTCTCCGCCGCCAAGCGACTGGCGCAGCACTACAGCAACCACAACGCGTACTTCTTCATCGGCCGCGGCGTCGCGAACGCGGTCGCCATGGAGGGCGCGCTGAAGTTCAAGGAGATCACCTACGAGCACGCCGAGGGCTTCGCGGCGGGCGAGCTGAAACACGGCCCGCTGGCGCTCGTCACCGACCGGACGCCCGTCTTCGCCGTCTTCACCGGCGACGAGGACCACGACCGGAAGACGCTCAACAACGCCAAGGAGGCCCAGACCCGCGGCGCACCCATCGTCTCGGTCGCACCCGCCGACCACCCGTCGCTCGAGTTCGCCGACGAGCACCTCCAGGTGCCGTCGTCGTCGCCGGAGTGGGTCGGCCTGCTGGCCAACGTCCAGCTGCAGCTGCTCTCGTACTACGCGGCCGAGACCCTGAGTCGTCCCATCGACAAGCCGCGGAACCTGGCCAAGAGCGTCACCGTCGAGTGA
- a CDS encoding alkaline phosphatase family protein, with translation MSDDGLDVLLVGIDAGCLPVFDRLAETDTIPTLERLNDEGAVGPLESQIPPWTPSAWPSMYTGVNPGKHGVFGFVSYDGYDWHVSSADHVDELTLWEILDEHGLTSVVVNAPVTHPPAEIDGAILPGFIGPEDPTCHPEGTLDEVRDELGEYRVYPAYSRGDDSYSEAEKMDEYRTLVRMRGEAFSYLTEKHDADFGFVQFQKTDTVFHEFGGDWEKIRSVYEETDDQISRIIDEHDPDTVFVASDHGMGKYEGYEFRVNDYLHDEGVVEVTNGGKGMPSWNPIRNELREGKDVDSWEPGLVEKMASGAAKVGLTASRIRQALEAVNLDDIAMRYAPEDVARTGNKQVDFPESVAYLRSRTELGVRLNVEGREPDGVVPVSEYDDVRAEVIESLRSVTDPDGNPVFDEVVPREQYFEGEHVEDAVDIVTIPRNFQYFLSDQVRDEYFADPTETWNHKLDGIVTAWGEGVDGDADLSDAHLFDVAPTILAALGIPYNERMDGEVLPAVEGAGGRAYRSAETGADRDSPEAAVENRLSDLGYLE, from the coding sequence ATGAGTGACGACGGACTCGACGTCCTCCTCGTCGGTATCGACGCGGGCTGTCTGCCCGTCTTCGACCGGCTCGCAGAGACCGACACGATACCGACGCTCGAACGACTGAACGACGAGGGCGCGGTCGGGCCGCTGGAGTCCCAGATTCCCCCGTGGACCCCGAGCGCCTGGCCCTCGATGTACACCGGCGTCAACCCCGGTAAACACGGCGTGTTCGGCTTCGTCTCCTACGACGGCTACGACTGGCACGTCAGCAGCGCCGACCACGTCGACGAACTCACGCTCTGGGAGATACTCGACGAGCACGGGCTGACCAGCGTCGTCGTGAACGCGCCGGTCACGCACCCACCCGCCGAGATCGACGGCGCCATCCTGCCGGGCTTCATCGGCCCCGAGGACCCGACCTGTCACCCCGAGGGCACCCTCGACGAGGTCCGCGACGAGCTCGGCGAGTACCGCGTCTACCCCGCCTACTCCCGGGGCGACGACTCCTACAGCGAGGCCGAGAAGATGGACGAGTACCGGACCCTCGTCCGCATGCGCGGCGAGGCGTTCAGCTACCTCACCGAGAAGCACGACGCCGACTTCGGCTTCGTCCAGTTCCAGAAGACCGACACCGTCTTCCACGAGTTCGGCGGCGACTGGGAGAAGATCCGCTCGGTCTACGAGGAGACCGACGACCAGATCAGCCGCATCATCGACGAGCACGACCCCGACACCGTGTTCGTGGCGAGCGACCACGGCATGGGGAAGTACGAGGGATACGAGTTCCGCGTCAACGACTACCTCCACGACGAGGGCGTCGTCGAGGTCACCAACGGCGGCAAGGGCATGCCGTCGTGGAACCCCATCCGGAACGAACTCCGCGAGGGGAAGGACGTCGACTCCTGGGAGCCCGGCCTCGTCGAGAAGATGGCCTCCGGCGCGGCCAAGGTCGGCCTCACCGCGAGCCGCATCCGGCAGGCACTGGAGGCGGTCAACCTCGACGACATCGCGATGCGCTACGCCCCCGAGGACGTGGCCCGGACCGGGAACAAGCAGGTCGACTTCCCCGAGTCCGTCGCCTACCTGCGCTCGCGGACCGAGCTCGGCGTCCGCCTCAACGTGGAGGGCCGCGAGCCCGACGGGGTCGTCCCGGTGTCGGAGTACGACGACGTCCGCGCCGAGGTCATCGAGTCGCTGCGGTCGGTGACCGACCCCGACGGGAACCCGGTCTTCGACGAGGTCGTCCCCCGCGAGCAGTACTTCGAGGGCGAGCACGTCGAGGACGCGGTCGACATCGTCACCATCCCGCGGAACTTCCAGTACTTCCTCTCGGACCAGGTCCGCGACGAGTACTTCGCGGACCCGACGGAGACGTGGAACCACAAGCTCGACGGCATCGTCACCGCCTGGGGCGAGGGCGTCGACGGCGACGCCGACCTCTCGGACGCCCACCTGTTCGACGTGGCGCCGACGATCCTCGCCGCGCTCGGCATCCCCTACAACGAGCGCATGGACGGCGAGGTGCTGCCGGCCGTCGAGGGGGCGGGCGGGCGCGCCTACCGGTCCGCCGAGACGGGCGCGGACCGGGACTCGCCCGAGGCTGCCGTCGAGAACCGCCTGAGCGACCTCGGGTACCTCGAATGA